CGAGCGCGTGCGCGCCGCTGCCGCAGACCACACCCCCTTGCGCATCCGGGGTGGGGGCACCAAAGATTTTCATGGCCGGGCGCTGCATGGCGAGGTGCTCGATACCCGCACCCTCAGGGGCATCACCAGCTACGAGCCGAGCGAGCTGGTGGTGACGGCCCGTGCGGGCACGCCCCTGGCCGAGCTGGAGGCTGCGCTGGCCGACAAAGGCCAATGCCTGCCCTTTGAACCCCCGCACTTTGCCCCTGGCGCCACCGTAGGCGGCATGGTGGCTGCGGGCCTGTCAGGGCCCGCACGGGCCAGCGTGGGCGCGGTGCGCGACTATGTGCTGGGCGTGGGTCTTATCAACGGGCGGGCCGAGTCACTTACCTTTGGCGGGCAGGTGATGAAGAACGTGGCCGGGTACGACGTCTCGCGCCTGATGGCGGGGGCCTGGGGCACGCTGGGGCTGCTGACGGAGGTCAGCCTCAAGGTGCTGCCTGTGGCCCCGGCCGAGGCCACGCTGCGCTTTGAATGCAACCAGGCCGATGCGCTGCGCAAGCTGCACGCCTGGGGCGGCCAGCCCCTGCCGCTGAACGCCAGCTGCTGGGTGCAGAACGCAGACGCGGGCTTGGGCACCCTGTATGTGCGCCTGTGTGGCGCTGTGGCGGCCGTAGAGGCCGCGTGCAAAGCCATGGGCGGCACGCGGCTGGACAACGCCACCACGGCGCCAGATTGGGTCGCCTGCCGCAATCACACCCTGCCCTGGTTTGCTGCACGCGCCCAGCAGCCTGGCCTGGCGTTGTGGCGCTTGTCGCTGCCTGCCACGGCACCGGTGCTGACCCTGCCCGCTGCTGCCCAGCCATTGGTCGAATGGCACGGCGCGCTGCGCTGGGTGCAGGCCCCGGCCAATGCGGGCGATGCCCTGCGCGCGGCGGCCCAAGCGATGGGTGGAAGTGCTACTTTATTTGTAGCTGCTAGCGCTCATCCCTTGAGCGCTAGCGGCCAATTTGATCCGAAGTCTGCCGCGCTGGCGCAGATCCATGCTCGGCTCAAGCAGGCGTTCGACCCCGCAGGCATCTTCAACCCCGGCCGCATGGCCGCCGACTGGTAAGGCCGCCGCCCATGCGCCGCCTGCGCCACCTCACGGGCCACCACCGCACCGTCACCACCAATCGGGTGTTGGGCCTGCTGCTGGCGTTCAACGCCGGGGCGGTGAATGCGGGGGGCTTTCTGGTGGTGCACATGTATACCTCGCACATGACGGGCTTTCTCTCGTCGCTGGCCGACAACCTGGTGCTGGGCAACATGAAGCTGGTGCTGGGCGCTGTGGGCGCGCTGTGGGCGTTCATGTCCGGCGCTGGCAGCACGGCCATCCTGGTCAACTGGGCGCGCCACCACCGCCTGCGCGGCACCTATGCGCTGCCGCTGCTGCTCGAAGCCCTGCTGTTGCTGCTGTTTGGCCTCATGGGCGCCATCACCTTGGGTTGGCGCACGCCGTTTTCGGTGCCGCTCACGGTGCTGCTGCTGGCCTACCTGATGGGGCTGCAGAACGCGGTGGTCACCAAGATGTCGTCGGCCCAGATCCGCACCACCCACATGACGGGCGTGGTGACCGACCTGGGCATCGAGATGGGCAAGATGCTGTACTGGAACCGCAGTGGCACCACGCCCGATCGCCATGTGCACGCCAACCGCGAGCGGCTGTGGCTGCTGGCGGGGCTGATGGGCTTGTTCCTCGTCGGTG
This Acidovorax sp. 106 DNA region includes the following protein-coding sequences:
- the glcE gene encoding glycolate oxidase subunit GlcE, which gives rise to MQAMDQALAQIAERVRAAAADHTPLRIRGGGTKDFHGRALHGEVLDTRTLRGITSYEPSELVVTARAGTPLAELEAALADKGQCLPFEPPHFAPGATVGGMVAAGLSGPARASVGAVRDYVLGVGLINGRAESLTFGGQVMKNVAGYDVSRLMAGAWGTLGLLTEVSLKVLPVAPAEATLRFECNQADALRKLHAWGGQPLPLNASCWVQNADAGLGTLYVRLCGAVAAVEAACKAMGGTRLDNATTAPDWVACRNHTLPWFAARAQQPGLALWRLSLPATAPVLTLPAAAQPLVEWHGALRWVQAPANAGDALRAAAQAMGGSATLFVAASAHPLSASGQFDPKSAALAQIHARLKQAFDPAGIFNPGRMAADW
- a CDS encoding YoaK family protein, whose translation is MRRLRHLTGHHRTVTTNRVLGLLLAFNAGAVNAGGFLVVHMYTSHMTGFLSSLADNLVLGNMKLVLGAVGALWAFMSGAGSTAILVNWARHHRLRGTYALPLLLEALLLLLFGLMGAITLGWRTPFSVPLTVLLLAYLMGLQNAVVTKMSSAQIRTTHMTGVVTDLGIEMGKMLYWNRSGTTPDRHVHANRERLWLLAGLMGLFLVGGLVGAAGFKHVGFIFVVPLALVLLTLSLPPLWADRVRLRQLLKGLRASPRAVPPPAPSGPQPDPHETR